TCTTTATCAGGTATTAATTAAGGGTTTTATGAGAAATGATGGATAATAGGAATGCGGGTTTGACGCGATAATTGGATGACAGCCGTTTAACTGCAAGCCATTGGTTTATTAACaggttgaagagaaaaaaatttgtgtcTCTAGAATAGCGGATGAGGGATAAATAGTAATTGATGGCTTGGaaggataaataaatagtggTTGAATTGTCTTAGCCTTGTTTATGAACAGCGAGTCAGGGATTTTTAATGAGCAAAGACTTGCAcactaataaaaatattcagtaaagtTACGAAATAATTACCACCATTCACCATTCATTcgtattataatttaattgaattttggaCACtgggtttatttaaaattttaaagtcTGCTACTGCGACGAAATATAAGGAAGTAAAGGATCTTTTAAAGATAAGTCGCGAGGGAGCGCTCCGGTATAAGAATCCTGGGAATAGCGGGAATTTTAAATTGGTCATTGAACGGTGGCGCCTCTCCCCGCGGGGTAATTACTAACATCGGCGTGAGGCTCTCTTCTTTATCAAAACAGTGTTCGGCCTGTGACACACGGAGGTCGCTATGCGCAGACACCATGTCGGTATGCACTTCCAGGCggttaatttaaatttcagccattgtatcgtacgattttttttttaaataatcggAATCCcattaaataatcaatatgATTGACGTTTATTATGCTTTCATAGTTGTATTCTTTGGGTACTTAGTATCGCATTGAGCTGATATTGATTGTGGAGGGTTTCGATTCCGGCTTATCGATTCCGGAGGGTTTCCCGATAAGTGTGACTACTTCGCGAATTTGGGTTCTCCACTGGGAAATTGACAATTCTACTCCAGATCATTGACGCCAGTAAGCCCATTGCACGTGCCATGCAGAGGATGGTTTGATTATATTCCATATCGTACAGTCCCTGAGACTGAAATTAATGCAATTGGGAATTGAGCAAAATGATGCAGTGGGCAAACCTCATtccctagattttttttccacctaaATGTGacctattttatttaaaattaggagacatttaaaatttcgGGCAAACCTTCAGTAAGGGAGCCGCTAGAGAATTCATCTCAGGTGTCAGTCGTCGAGTTGCAGCATGTGATTCTGACTGCACAATATTTGAAATGTCAATTGATAACTGAAAGCCAAATTTTTCCATGAAGAGATATTCTCATTTGGATACGATATGCGGTAATTTACCTTCACATCTGGATGTAATGACGGAGCTTCGATTTTATTTGCGAATTCCTGAAGGATGAGGAACCTGGGGTCGCAGTGATCGGATATCCGGTGGCCCGGAAGCCCCGAGAGGTTTTTTTGAAAGGCTCTGATTATTCCCCGAAGAACATCTTCTTTTCGATGGGCTCCTAATAGACGTTGAACTTTCTCTTGAAAGTTCATGCACTGAGGGGCCGCAAATGCGACGTGAAGATTATAAATTCGTTAATGAAATGAGAGTTGATAATGaggttaattttaaatttttggcaATTACAGAAATGAATAGATAAATAATACTTGAGCAATAAATAACTTTATCAGGcaggtaaaaatattttttcatctaaaaCCAGTGATAAGGAGGCGATTGGCCTTGTGGTCATTAAAACGTCGAATTAATGACAGATGATGTGCACTTTTATCGTTGCTCCGACCTCGGATTTCGAGGCTCtcaactgaataaaaattttatctttaGTTCTATAATACGataaatacataaattatGATTCAGAAAATATCGGATAAAAAGTGCAAGGACAGTCACAACTTCTTATCACTGATTTTAGAGTACAAAATATTGTCttgaaattaatgattaaattattaattattcgttTATTGCGCGTGTTATTTATCTGTTCTATTTATCTTTTGCCTACTTGAGAGAGAGTTCCAGTCATTGGTTCATTGATATGTGCCAAAAAGGCGGCAGCTAGTGCTTTTCTCGGACTATACTGACAAGAACCTAGTATTTGACTGATGTGACAACTTGGCACTCCTCCATTCTCATCCCTACGAATTAATTCAGGTAATATTTAATGAACTAATGAACAGTGATGAATCAAACTTACGCATTGAGTGACATAATCAGCCTGAGTAGGTCCTTGGCCGACGATTTTTCACCCGTCAAATTTTCTCcagaaattttccagaaacCCACCAATGAATCAACCCAATCTCCATTATCAATCATGATTTTAAAATTCTCGGGATTTTTTACAAGCGCTAGAATTGCTGGGAAAATTGCCAGAAGGTCCATGCTATCCTCATAGACAGACTGTAATGTTATTTAAATCAGaaaatacaattaaaaaaaaataattagttaTAATTATTCCATTCTATTTCCGGTAATCAATGAAGTCATGTGGAGACTAAATGACGTCAATTAATGACCTCCCAATCTCTTCCGCTCATGAAAGACCCTCCCAGTGGGCCTCTAATGGTCTTCTCCCCAGACTCGAATGCAGCTAGAAGGACACAGAGTCTCGCTGCTGGCCCTACGCGCTTAGGCAAAGACCTGAGACAATGTTGTGGCTCATTGAAAAAGTATCTGTGCCTTTCTCTCCTATCCGCCCAGTCAGCCACCAGGGAAGCCGTCTGAACTTCCGTCGGTACGTCTCCGGTCAACAGAAGCCAGAAGACAGACTCCGGACTGGGGTAGTTCCCGTGCAAGGGAAGTAGCTTAAAGtattattaacaaaattcacttgaaatttatttatgggtgcacacacacacatttggaatttattttagcATTTAAActtcaaaatttaaataatttttccactacTTTAACGACTTGGGGCATTGTCAATCCTCGGTACATTATTCCCAATTGCGAATGCACCTCactcgtctctctcactgtggTATTGACTCCTGACAATCCGGAGTATAAATCATTCACTGTTATTTGTCCTATCACGGTGTCATTGTGCTCCTCGCGAAATTCTCTGAGTAGGTCATAGTACAAGGGAATCTTTTCACTGAGAGCCTCCTTCAAGTTTGTACTGGAGCTTGGAACCCCCCGGGTTTTACTTACCTAGATTAAGTTAAGAATGGATTATTTCAACCGAATGTTCCAGTCCTAcgattttttccttaattactgtttaatttatgaaataaagagagaaaaattctaaccaatattttttttacgctcGAAGCGGGGGAATAAATTTGAAAGCCTCGGTAAATCAGTGGAATTTGATTACTGGAAAGAAATGTTCTGGATAATTTTGCCATTGCGGGAATTTGAATGCACACTAGGGATTTAGAGAATCGAAAGGGAGTGCAATTAATTATCTATCCATTCATTTCACCATTCTCAGTCGGATGGAGATGTTCTACTGTTATTGGAAAATCAATCACAATTAACCAACTCCATTTGTTCAATGACTAAACACTTCCTCCTTCTTCTTTTATTGAGTCAACAACGTaacatgatttttcatttatttacagtttttataattaatgaaatttcgtttcattattttcaaccaCTAGATACAATCAATCATATACAATAATTATGCACAACGCTCCAACCATAACGTCAAAAATCATGGTACAATAATAAgttgtaaaaatttttatattccaaGGCAGTTTTGATTTACgaaatagtttatttattcaaattaaaatgacGGATTCATCTTATTGCCCTTTTATCAAGTCTACAGAATTCCATTTTCGTATATTTTACACATCTGCACGTGAAGTGTGCAAAATTCCTCTAAATTTCGAGACTATACAcgtttttttatcaactcaTTTACCCAATATCGATGTTAGTATCTAGAAACGAATTCATCACAACAGTCACATAGTAAAATATATGTATTATCGCTTGAGCTGGGACAGTCCCCATTGGTACTATCGTAACAATCAGAGAGgattcgatgaaaaaattctaaaaaaaagggAGTCAATTGTGTCGTTCAATTTGTTAGGAAGTTGACGAGTGTTTTCGATAGTGAAAATTGTCGAGTGTATTTTCGTCTTCGGttactcgatttttttgtcagaGAAGTACACACTTGTCGTTACTAGCACGTGGATTTGATCGGTGGGGCAACGATGGTGTCGGCActggcgaattttttttcccttccgaTGCCTGAATGCTCTTCATCAGTTCGCGGAATACCTGAAAACAAGAGTAAGAAGGAGAGCATCATTCTCCAATCCAGTTTGAaaataaactatttttttttctccccgggCATTTGGCAAATTTAAATtcgaatttttgtaatgaaaaatgaaaaattctccacCTGTACaactcgacagttgaatcgaGCACTGCACTCGACGTAACCGCATCTCCAGTGCTTTCTCACTAGATTAACAATGTCTCGATATCGTGTACTCGATGCCACCACAGCTGACAGTTTATCCTGCTTATTTCCCACGACCAGGAGGGGTACACCTCGCATGTCTCTGGCCTCGTATATTTGCTCCCGCAGGGTTCTTATGTACTACACAAACAGGTCGATTTGTTTACTCAAGACATCTCTGAGAGATACCACACACTTTGCAggagaaatatatttatttaaacaatcgGTAGACTTGAATCACCTCATGTGACTGGGGAATGTATTTAACGAAATCAGTGGATCAATATAAAATGATGAGTGATCtctattgattgaaattttaccTGAAAAGTGTCTTGATTACTGAGATCAAATACGAGAACGTATGCGGAGGCACTCCTGAGTCCATAATAACGAAAGTCAGTCCACTCTAGATGCGTGCTGACTGGGAAATAGGGTATGGTGGGTAGATCAGTTATTTTCATCTCGTAGAGACGATCAGACAAGACAACGCTGGGATAAAACGTCTCCCGTCTCTCGGTGGGTCGATGCGTATCGAAAAATTCGCTGCAAACAAAttgctaaaaaaattctttcattaATTCTCGTTTGAGAATATCCATTCGTGATTGAAGATTTGTGGAGGAGGTGGGGATGCATTAATTCTACTTTTTAGTGATAACAGATGAgaggaaaaatgggaaaagaaATTGGAACTTGTCGGAGACAATGGGAGGAGCCGATAGGTGGGTAACGATGAACGGAAATGAACGGATGTCTCTCGCGTAAGCGGAAATGACTTTCTCCCTGAGGGAGGGAGATGGAGGTACATCCCAACTTATGACGAGCACTGATGCCTTTCCATTCCCATTTTATGCTGTACAAACTTCCGTTTTATCCAGCCCTCCCAGAGTCATTCGACATTGATAAATTGCGTTACCGATGTTTTCAGGGAATTGTAACTGATATATTCAGACCGGATCTCGGTGGCTTGTTCAAATATATGTATAAATTGAATGCACAATACTCACACGTATGATACTGGACTTTCCAACGCCCGGAGCACCGAGAAAAACCACTTTGACCCGATCAACACTGTCTCCTGGGCCGTCCTGATCCTTGGAACCgttatcgacattttcacttGCTATTGTATCACCAATTTGACGCTCCAAGTAATCTAAATCGAGATCTGCAACGGGAGAAAtggctttttaatttttattcgtcgGGAGTACTGGAAAATCGATAATCTTTCGGgtgaatcgattatttttaaaaatatttcttaaatTTCCAGTACAGAAAATCGCTAGAAAGTCTCCATTTGCGAAAGCTCTTCCCCTCCAATAATGTACGAAACCATAAATACATTCAATTGCTCGAATGTATCTGAAATTTTCCTCGGGAACACATGACAACCTGGAATTTCAACTCCAGATCGCAGATGGTAGAACATTGATTTCATAATTACTAAAGTTTTCGAAAATGTGAGGCTCTAAATTGCGGAAGAAGTGAATTGGGGACATGTGGTGAATACAGCACGACGACTGGAAAATTGAAGACCCTCTCTGTTGTTCACTGGAAAAGACATGTGAAAGCTACTTCGAAAGCTGCACTTTTCTCTCGCTGAGCCTTCCCTCCATCAGGCTCATTGTTTTCTGCTCAAGTATTATGAGTGGGAGAAGAATTTCTACAAAATGCTATCCCCCTACTTATCCACTTCACATGAATTTCTTCTCTCTTCTCCGCCTCAAATTTCTTGGGTCGTGTCTGACCATTACTTACGTGAACTACTTCTTGACGTTCCAAACAAAGCGGGCGCCGGTGGATTAGCATTATTggttttttattgcattttattgaataacaaTGGACAAATTGTACTCTTCGTATTTGTTATCAGCGATATTCTCTATTGTGTTACGGAAAACTCCATAGAGATATGTTGCTATGTTATATACCATATACCAGGTCTAATAAATTCTCAAACAAAGCGGCGTAAAAGTGATGAACGTGTTGAATCCGTTTATAATGAATGTTCTTTCTCTACAACGACTGATCCTAGAGATGATGGAGctcatttttaataaacaaaattttcagaattgattaaaaaatactgtCGGAAGTTTATCTTAAGGTCTTCGACTCGGTGATAGCTTTCTAACTCACGAAAGCTctccgatttttttctcactgatcttccgaaaaatttccggaatttcatttccatttcgaTTTGTTTGAATCGTGGGGTAAATTTAACTGAATATTTCGCCTCGTGTAGGCGTCAAGTCACCGCACCGCTGTCATTACGTCCCTCGACGGTGTGAAGAGGCATTCTTTATTATCTCACTCCTCGGCAGCATCTCACGTGAACATCAACCCCTTTAGTGGTAGTTTGCTGATCATTAACAGCGCCGGCGAGAACATACGATCGTTAAACGTTTACCAACTCATTCCCCAGAATTTCCTCAATGTCCCCCTCCGCGCATTGGGTACCtcaaaaaaaatacgagaacCCCTCAACGCCAGTGGGCCCTCTCCCCGGGTTAACAACAATAGtaagaaaaaacaataatattcAGGGTGGTAAACTCACGTCCTTGTCTGTGGGGCGGGAGGCTTCGCCTCCGCCTGCCGCTCGCTGTTTTCGTACCTATTTTGTCGTTTTACAGCTCAATCAAATGAATAACGAGACGTATTCCAGTGGTCGAATGAATCGCGTAAATTTCACCTGGCCAGTTGAATTCCTCCGAAAACACTAGCCGCAATCGTCGAGaatttcccccctcccccaccccacgTACATTTGATTTTACTATCGACTCATTTGAATAATCTCTCGCTCCCACTCGCCTCATAAACGATACACGAAGacatttaaatatttcttaatGGTTAATGTAATTTTCCGTAGATTGTTTAATCGCTCGTAATAATTGCTCTTGTGTATTGTCAATTGAACAttgaaaatggtaaaaatcGTATTATCGAATCACTAAACACGCACAACCGTAAGCCAAGGCTCATTTGTTGATGAATCACTCGCTCCCATCGAAAATTCTTCTCAATCACTGTCTCACCATgtcttttcgcgttttctcagCAGCACTCGACTCGTCTTGTTTCGCATGACTATCCCCGAGTAATCGTTGTCCCTGTGTCTGTCACGAAAACACAAAACTGGGGAAAAAAACGATGGAGCGCGTAACGCATCGTCAAGCACGAGGCAACCAGCGCGGTCTCAGGCGTCTTCTATCACCCTTCAATccttcctctctctccctcactcatCCACTGTACTATTCACTGAATGTTCGTGTGCACCCCTCCAGGTCGATCGAAACTCAACCCAGTCGCGGGACAACTGGGATGCTGGGGGAATATTCTCCTGCGCTTGCGTTTTCCTCCTCTCCCTACTACACGgccagcagtttttttttctcccacatTATTCGCATCAGTTTCACTGTCAATGGAATcttatgtgatttttttttcaaattccattCTACAATTATCATGTGGAGAATAGATTAATTTCTTTCTTTAAGTAGttgatcaattttatttattctggggATTGTCCGCCTTGACGCACTccccaatattttattttaaaaaatcctttattatttaattacaagAATAAACAAACAGAACATTAAATAAAAGTATTCggtgaatttgtttttcataaaTCACAATTATAACAGGAGATTAAGTAACTCGTGGTTTTTCGTATATTACAACTTAACTGTGTGGAGCTCTAGCTCcagctttttttttgcttgtaCATAGTCATCCTCACCGTATCTGAATGTTTCatcttttaaatattcaataattatatttatttacactcaCAAATATTCTCTgaaacgataaataaataaaccacACTACAGAGTTAAAAGGAGAACGCAAGTTTTTCGTCGGTATATGTAGTTATGTCAATTCGAAGGCCacgtttttatttcttgaataTTGTAGGGGTAGTTTACGGTTTAAGGtactatgaaaatttacaaaactTGCGCTCTGTTTTATTaagttaatgaaatttatgaaattattcgtAATATAAATAGCGTAATATTTTCCCCTCAAAAATCTCAAATGTGCTGGTTGTATACAGAAGTAAACTCTGTGCttcttaatattttaatttcaaataaccGTGATCCCTAGTAAAAAGATTTCTCCTCTCTTTCGCACCACTTGTCGCTCCTTTCAACCCCTTGAATCTGCTTCCGCTCATTACAAAGTTAAATATAAATGAGAAAAGAAGACGGAATAAACTCTGCAATATTTCTCGGTTACTTTTTCCTTTCCTCTCACCCCGAGAATCAATAACGTAATCAAACTGCAGATGACGGTGAAAATTTTGGACggatatttagaaaaattatccagTATAATAGGGATCGAAGGCATAATGATAAAATTGTCCCTGAAGATTGTTGAGTTGTCTCAGATATTTGTCTATCTCCTCTCTTAGTTCTTCCTGTATTGATTTCCGGATTAAAACCCTTCCAATGACCCTTCACACTATCGATAATTTACTTCAGCTGTACGAGCACcataaagtacgttacaacaGCACCGAGAACCTTTAGATAGGAAGAGAGGAATATTAATGGTGATATTGATTTTGTTATGGAGTGGTAaaacgatatttttcatttatttaattgtggAGTGTAAAAGGGATGAGTgccgaaaattaataataaatgccATTCTTACCGAGGCGAAGAGATCTAAAGATACGGTGAAAAACTTGGCCCCCGATATGGACATGGCTTTTTGACATTGCTGACACACAATCTGCACGAACGTCTTGGCCTCCTCGGAGCCGTCGTACCAATGACAGGAGTAGGCTGCCTCCATCACAGATGagctctggattttttttatttatgaaattgatttcaatATGTTGTATCAGTGTATGATataaattttctacagtcaAAATATTCGCAAGATTCTTCAATTACCTCTTCAATCAAACGATTCCCAAATATGCAGAACAAGAAGACCTGACCCAGAGAATAAAGCAAATATCCAATCGTTGTTGCAGCGTAAACATTTACGCCATTGACCTAGAACATTAAACAATTCGATTGTCATTATAAAATGCCCTCGATTCGCCAACTTATTCCGCGAATAATTACCTTAGTTGCTTGATATGCGAGTAGGGTCAGGGTAATTGTGGTAATCAGCATGTGGAACAGAAGGGCAACTCCATAAGCATCTCCAATAGCGGTCACCAGTCTGGAATGTCAAATGGATTTTCCAAGCGATTGAAAAGACGCGTTAAAAAGctcaattgaataataatacaGACACGCCCAGTACACCCCTCCATccggaaaatgtttttttcctcttAATGCACCGGATTTCGCAAATGTGTGTATTTCTTTTATACATATGAACTATTAGAGAAATATCGATTGGTCATAAAATATAACTTTGGGATCATCGTGTTCGGTCAACTTTTCAAACGTTGTAATCAAGGATAAATGTTCATCCTTGTCTCAGTTCACCTACTTGTCGTTAGTTATTCAAACTTGAGGATTACCTTGGTCAAGTAATTATCCCTTTGGACagcatatacatatatatatatatgtatgtatatgcATATGAGAATTATgttttatatataaaaaaaaaaagtttttcccaaaatataaattttttagagCGGAGATTATAAGACTTGTTTGCCAAGTTCTCCTCGAATTCgtgaacaattgaaaatttgaagaaaaataaggTCGCAGGGTCGCGTGATTAGAGATCTCCCCCCGGGCAATAGCTACCACCCATAGACCAACTAACCACCGGTTACTCCTCAGTATAGAGGGGTAAGAAGCACTATAGCCCGTATGTATAACACGTAAAGCATGTTGTACGACCCAGCGAATTGTTCAGTCCGGAGGGCACGTCCCCCGTTGCGGTCAATATCGCGCTCCAgtctgatgaatttttcaatactgTGGGAAAAAGAGCACTGCATTCAAAGTCCCTTCTCCTTTCTCCTCGCATTTCCCACCGGCGGTTTTCTTCGCAGAAGAAAGTTTGAGATagtagaaaaaatgaaatagctAAAATTGCTGTTTCATGTCAATACGCGATAACTGAATTCAACGCTCGGATAATTTGTTCcctcgattttatcgtttctaAGGTAGATAAATTGTTGATGGACATGGGCGGAGGTATTTCCCTAATTAATGGATTGCGCCCATCATCATAAGCCCGTTGTCTCGtttatgaataaatcatttattcgacAAATGTATGGGACCAGGAGACTCATCATGTGTTTGGGAGGCACTTAGGGCTCAATATTCAATGAGATGGGGATGAAAtgtgatggaaatttttttaaagaaatggGTTCCCTCACTCGCTAATTTCGAATGataattcttatttttttaatgggaatTTTTAGTCAATGTGTTTCACTGTCCAAACCAATAACATCTATAAATACCAAAACCAGCGCATGTTGTTGTTAAAGGCTCTTATCAGGGAATTACACCATAAAGTGGAGCAAATTCGATTGAAACATGTTTTTATCCTGCAGCGAACTAGTGTAACATGCAATTCATTGACACGTTGGCGTGAcgcgatgaaaaattcacacgTGATTAATCCTCCTATATTTGTGATAGCTTCATCCCTGCTATCAGTGAACACCTAACGGATATCATGCCTCGTCAACGTGTGATTTAATGCAACTCACccccattgaaaaaaaaaaatcaaacttggaaaaatccaagtttcctgaattttcctcCCGTCATTGCGCAGGTAATTTCGGCGATTAAGACAATTATTAAATGAATACGCCTcgaaattcataattatctGGTGCTTCTGTCAAGTTTCCCGGTAGGCAAAATCCTCCCC
This genomic stretch from Diachasmimorpha longicaudata isolate KC_UGA_2023 chromosome 6, iyDiaLong2, whole genome shotgun sequence harbors:
- the LOC135163395 gene encoding citrate synthase, mitochondrial-like isoform X1; translated protein: MAKLSRTFLSSNQIPLIYRGFQIYSPASSVKKILVSKTRGVPSSSTNLKEALSEKIPLYYDLLREFREEHNDTVIGQITVNDLYSGLSGVNTTVRETSEVHSQLGIMYRGLTMPQVVKLLPLHGNYPSPESVFWLLLTGDVPTEVQTASLVADWADRRERHRYFFNEPQHCLRSLPKRVGPAARLCVLLAAFESGEKTIRGPLGGSFMSGRDWESVYEDSMDLLAIFPAILALVKNPENFKIMIDNGDWVDSLVGFWKISGENLTGEKSSAKDLLRLIMSLNADENGGVPSCHISQILGSCQYSPRKALAAAFLAHINEPMTGTLSQCMNFQEKVQRLLGAHRKEDVLRGIIRAFQKNLSGLPGHRISDHCDPRFLILQEFANKIEAPSLHPDVKLSIDISNIVQSESHAATRRLTPEMNSLAAPLLKSQGLYDMEYNQTILCMARAMGLLASMIWSRIVNFPVENPNSRSSHTYRETLRNR
- the LOC135163395 gene encoding probable citrate synthase, mitochondrial isoform X2, translated to MAKLSRTFLSSNQIPLIYRGFQIYSPASSVKKILVSKTRGVPSSSTNLKEALSEKIPLYYDLLREFREEHNDTVIGQITVNDLYSGLSGVNTTVRETSEVHSQLGIMYRGLTMPQVVKLLPLHGNYPSPESVFWLLLTGDVPTEVQTASLVADWADRRERHRYFFNEPQHCLRSLPKRVGPAARLCVLLAAFESGEKTIRGPLGGSFMSGRDWESVYEDSMDLLAIFPAILALVKNPENFKIMIDNGDWVDSLVGFWKISGENLTGEKSSAKDLLRLIMSLNADENGGVPSCHISQILGSCQYSPRKALAAAFLAHINEPMTGTLSQCMNFQEKVQRLLGAHRKEDVLRGIIRAFQKNLSGLPGHRISDHCDPRFLILQEFANKIEAPSLHPDVKLSIDISNIVQSESHAATRRLTPEMNSLAAPLLKVEKKSRE
- the LOC135163978 gene encoding ras-like protein family member 10B yields the protein MRRVGARDYSNESIVKSNVRGVGEGGNSRRLRLVFSEEFNWPGTKTASGRRRRSLPPHRQGHLDLDYLERQIGDTIASENVDNGSKDQDGPGDSVDRVKVVFLGAPGVGKSSIIRQFVCSEFFDTHRPTERRETFYPSVVLSDRLYEMKITDLPTIPYFPVSTHLEWTDFRYYGLRSASAYVLVFDLSNQDTFQYIRTLREQIYEARDMRGVPLLVVGNKQDKLSAVVASSTRYRDIVNLVRKHWRCGYVECSARFNCRVVQVFRELMKSIQASEGKKNSPVPTPSLPHRSNPRASNDKCVLL